The genomic segment TTTGACTCGAGCGATATTTCCAAGGATCTTCTTATCATCGCCTGTTCCTTCCTCGATAGCCGCACGTTTTCTGATATCAACTCGTTGAGAAGCATAAAACTTGAGAGAGTTACCACCAGTTGTGGTCTCAGGATTACCAAACATCACCCCTATCTTCATACGAAGTTGGTTGATAGCAATTAATGTGCAGCCAGATTTACTAATAGCCCCTGTTATTTTTCGAAGCGCCTGAGACATCAGACGTGCCTGGAGACCCATATGAGAGTCACCCATAGATCCTTCGAGCTCTGCTTTTGGCGTCAATGCTGCGACAGAGTCGATGACGATAATATCGACGGCATTTGAATGAATCAAAGCGTCGACGATTTCGAGTGCTTGTTCACCATAGTCTGGCTGAGAGATAATAAGTGCCTTAATATCCACACCAAGCTTCGCAGCATACTGTGGATCGAGTGCGTGTTCAGCATCGATAAATGCCGCTGTTCCTCCTGCTTTCTGTACCTCTGCAATCGCATGGAGTGCAAGCGTTGTCTTACCAGAGGATTCTGGTCCAAATATTTCGACGATACGCCCCTTTGGATATCAGCCACCGAGGGCCTCATCCAATTTCAGACTCCCACTCGATATCATCTCGATAGGTATATGGACTTTTTCACCCATTACCATCACGGCTCCAGCGCCATATTGTTTTTCGATCATTTTGAGCGCGGCCTGGAGAGCTGCCTTTTTATCTTCGTTCATAGAAAATATTAAAAATTAAATGTACTAATAGAATTAATTAGTACACCCATTGTATCGAGCAAATTTATAAAAGCAAATCTTTTTTACAGAAAGTTTATATTTCGGTAAAAAGTTGATAACCATCATTCTTTCTCGATGTCCTGTGTCCTTCTATCTCCTTGAAAGGAGTCTTTTATAGTGTTCCTTGAGACTTTCTTCTGTGCCATACGATATCTTTTTTCCTTTACATACCTTACAGGTAAATTTCATTTTTTTTGCATCGAGCCGTTCTGTTTCGACGATAGCATTGCAATCATGGCAAAAGAATACGATGCCTCCTCGCTCTGGATTGAAGGTAATTTTTTCTTTTCAGTATGTAGAGACGTTTACGAGATCACTTTTGATACCATAAAAACCAGCACTTTTTTCATCTCAGGGAGATTTTATTTCATTTGTTTCGTCATTCATAAGAGAGTATTAGTGTATAAATTGGTTGGGGATGGGAGCTATGCCTTGAATGGCATAGCGAGTAATTCGATCCTTGGTGAGAATCCCTCAAAAGGTGAATTGGTTGGGGATGAGGGATTCGAACCCCCGGTGTCGGAGTCAGAGTCCGATGCCTTACCACTTGGCGAATCCCCAACAAAGCCCCTGTATTGTAAAAAAGATACCCGATAAGTCAAAAAGATTATCTTTTCTTTTTACGGTCTTTGCTGAAAAAAATCAAGTATTTTAGTTTATTTTTTCTCTCACGATATAAATAGGTCTATGAATTGATTCTTCATTGATATTGGCTATATAGAGCCCGAGTAATCCCAGCGATATCATCACGATACCCATCATCATCGTATTTATGACTATGACGATCCCGAGATTGCTGAATTGCATATGTATAACCCCTATCTTATCAAGTGCCTGGAATACGAGTAATATACTAGAAGAACACGTTATAAGTACACCTATAAATCATACAAATTTCAAGGGAAAAAAAGAAAATGATGTGAGATTATTCACGGCTAATTTTAACAGTCTTCTATAATTATAGCTCGCTTCTCAGGTGAGCCGTTTTGTGCTCGAAAATACCACACCTTTCCTCTTAAAACCAAGCCAATCAATCAGTCATCGATACATACGATTTTTTTCTCCGCATTGCTTGTACGCATCGACGACTATTCTGTCGAGCAGCCTGAAATCTGTTGCCCCTGGCTCAAGTTTAAACTCTGAGAATGAATTGAAGATTTTATAAAAAAGAACTGATGATAATTTCTTTATCCAGGAAGCACCTTTATTTTCTGGTCGTATATTGTATACGATCTCGTACCCTTCTTCCCAGAATCGCAAAAAATCATGTATATTTTCCACAGGGTGTTGACCATCAGCATCCATCGTGATGACACTATCACCTCCTGCTGCATCAATTCAAGCACTGAGAGCCAATTCTTTCCCAAAATTTCGTGACAGGTTGAGTCATTTTACTTTTTTATCTTGCAACCCAATTTGATGGATTATTTCCCAACTCTTATCTCGACTTCCATCATTGACGAAAATAATCTCATACTCATAGTTCTCTGATACCCTACTCAGAACTTCCAGTAAATCGGCGTACACATAAGGAATATTTTTTTCTTCATTGTAGACAGGTAAAACAAAAGAAATGAGCTTCTTATTTATCATTCAAAAATCAATTAAGGAGTTTTATTCTAGTGTATAGTTTTATTTTTATAATCAACGGTTTTCTGTCTTGATTTTTCTTTTTGCAAGGATACAATACGTCTCTCTTCTTAATTTTTTCTATGTCTATAATAAAAGAGTTCAAAGAATTTGCTATGCGTGGCAATGTCGTCGATCTCGCTGTCTGAGTCATTATTGGTTCAGCGTTTGGTAAAATAGTAACTTCTTTAGTCACGGATGTTATTATGCCTTTGATCGGGGTTCTTACGGGGGGAGTGAATTTTACAGATTATAAAATCATTCTCAGAGAATGATTATTGGCTACTACTGATGGCGCCTTGGCTCGTCCCCCTGTTACCCTGAATTATGGTACTTTTCTTCAGGTAATTCTCGATTTTCTCATTGTCGCATTTTGTATATTTCTCGTTATCAAGGCGATGAATAAGCTCAAGAAAAAAGAAAAACCAGCACCAAAATGACCGACACAGGAGGAATTATTGACTCAGATCCGTGATCTTCTCAAAAAGAAAAAATAGTTGTCTTTCCTCCAAAATACATAGAGTGTCTGTATGGATCTCCATGCACTTTTTGCTTCCTATAACTGGACACTCTCTGTCTCAGAAGAAGCCCTGTTTCGACGATTTCTTACACTCTTTATCGCATATAATTCTCATACGAATCTCTCCGCTATTCGTGATGAGGAGGGGATTATCATAAAGCATTTTATAGATTCTCTAGCCGTTCTTCGCGCTGTGAATGTAGAATGAAAAATACTCGATATCTGATCAGGTGGTTGATTCCCCGGTATTCCTCTCAAGATTATCCAACCTTCACTCCAGATGACACTGCTCGATAGTGTCGGGAAAAAGGTAAAAGCGATGAATTATTTTGTGCAGGAACTGGGATTACAGCATATCTCAGCTCTTCAGGAGCGAGCGGAAATCCTCGCAAAAAATAGGGACTATGCGGGAAAATATGATTATGTGGTCTCGCGAGCGACAGCGTATATGAGCGATATCTTGCCTTGGTCAATGCCTTTTTTGAAAAGAAATGGGAAGATCATTCTCTATAAAATCTACTCTGAAGAAGAACAAAAAGATGGGGAGCAGATGGCGAGAAAATTGTGATTGATCCTCGAAACTGTCTACCAATACGAGCTCGCAGGGCAGACACGGTGTCTCTATATTTTTCAAAGAAATAAAAAAATCATCTAGGATGAGTTTTTTATATATTTTGGCGGTGTTTTTCGGTCCAAGGTTTTCATTTTAGTTGCTATCTGTTTAGAATCTTAGGCTTTCTCATTATAAATAAATATTTAAAACCCCGTAAATAAAAATTGTATTGTCTCGCTCTATTGTGCCAAAGTCAAGTATTTGATGTCTGGTTGTGTCTCGTCAGACAGACAATATCAATTGACTCAAAATATTTTTCTAATCTCTGCCACATAAGAAAACCTGTTGCAGTAAACTTTTTTTTAATCCATTGATCTGCGATTACCCATGCTATCACTTTCCCTGGTTTTAAAATTCTTGCGCCTTCGGATGCCACTTTTTCAAGTTCATCATAAAATTCAATATTCTCACAAGAAATTTTGCCAATACATCGCCCATCCTCAGAATATCTAATATTATCGGAATAAGGAGAATCGATAAAAAAGAAGTCAACTGAATTATCTTCAAGTGGAATTTTTCTGGCATCGTTTTTGATAATGTCTGGGCGAACAATATTTAGGTCATAACCGATTACTCGTCTATTTAATTCTTTAGCTACATCAATCGTTGTCCCACTGCCACACATTGGATCAACGACCAAATCACCCTCTTTTGTGTACCTTTGGAGCAAATTCCAAATGACAAAGGCGGGCGTTACACCATTGTATTTGTTGTTTCCATGAGGTTTTTCGCCATAATTTTGACGAGGAAAATCCCAGAGTGTTGTTGATTCAATTTGCATATCATACAATTTTTAAAAATCAGGAAAATGTGTTGCTCGATTCCTAGATGTTTTTTGTTTCTACTTCAAACAGTTTTCTTGGAAAATCCTTGTGGCTAATTTTATATCCAAGAGCACCGTCAGAACCCTTTACTGTGTAGTGTGTCTTTTTATTTCTAGCAACACTTATCCACTCTACTGGCTCATGTGTCTCGTTAAGAAGACTTTTCAGTTCGTTAAAACTTAATGATACAATCCCATCCTCTCCACAAACCAATAACAAAAAAACTTCATCCAACTTATTTTTCATTTCCAGAATCTCGTTTTGGTGTTCTTGGGCGAAACTAAATCTCCAAGGAGACATCCTTTTAGCTGAATGCTTAATAAAAAGACCTATGTTTTTGTTCACAACATAAGAAGCATTGCTTTCACTCGGAAAGGGTTCGATTGTTATACTCTGATCTGATTCATGAAGCAATTTTGCTAAAACAGCTCCATGGTAAAATTCAAATTCTTTAATCATGTTTGGAAGTTTTTAGAAAACGGATATTACCTCTATATCTATAGAAAATACGAGCTTTCCCCAATTCGTTATAAAGAATATTTATATGGTGAATTGCATTAGGATACTTTATCAATTCCATTTCCCTGTCACCAATAAATCATTTTGCACGTGTAATAGTATTTTTGTCCATTTCTCCCTCTTTTTCTGTATATCCGGATATACTTTTCGGAGAGTGAACTGCTAGTGATTCATCCCCAAGCGGGCAAAATCCTTCTATGTAACTAATCAGATAATCAGGTAAACAGTTTTTCCCAAATAGTTCAGAAAGTGCTTTTACTTTTTGAATTGGCTTTATATTTTGCTTTAAAATTTCTTCAATATTTTCAGTATCAAAATTAAAAAGCTCAAAACTCATTTCACCTTTATCTACGACAACATTCGTTTTATCAATACTTGCCGCCGAAACAGCAGTAATTCTTTCGCCGTCAAGCCATACAGGTGTTCGCTTGTCTTGTTTTCTTGATTCAAGAGATAATCTATGAAAAATGAAACATTTTTGCCAATCTAAATAAAGCGATTTAGGAATTATCAACTCAAAGTATTTTAAGTAATCATTTCGCGAGCCAAACATTCTAGCTCGTTGAATATAAGTATCTTGTTGTAATTTATGTTTTACATCTCTTGTAAAAAACATAGACAAAAGATTATTAAAGGTAACTCCTCGGGAAATAATATTTCCACCAATAACCACAGTAAAGGGTGCGGTGGGGTCAGTCGCCGTCCGATTGTCCGCCGCGTTTACTTCTTTATCACTGTTCATTACAACAATGTTATTTCTGTCTATGTGGCCAATGGCGTATTTTGTTATTTCGTTCGCATGTTCTGGGTATCTTGCACTGGCAATTTCCCATATTCTTTTAAAGTATGCCTCGTGGTTTGAATCTTTATCGTCCTTCAATACTTCAAAAGTTTTAACAATTTGTTTATAGTCAACCGTATGGTCAGCTTTCTTGCTACTTGTATGAACAAGCATGGAGTAATTCTTTTCTGGGTCATTAACAACAGAGTTTAAATATCCCACATTTACTATGAAGCTAAATAATGCTTCTCGTAAATGTTTTGGGTAATCGCCCGCGTCCGGTAAAAAAGTTAGTCTATATGGCAAATCTTCTGTAGAAACAGGGAAGAATATGTCCTGCCCTGTATAATTTGAATGTGGCTGAAAATCAATCCAAAATTCATTTTGATTTTGATGAGTTTTGTTTAAATCAAGACGAGCGGGTGTTGCTGTAACACCGATATAAGTACCTTCCGAACCAATCAATTTTTCTGTTAGTTCATTTATTTTACTCTTCTCTTTTTTGTTTATTTTTGAGTTTGGTGTCGCATAATCAGCTTCATCATCAATTACTACTCTATTAGAGTGTCCATCTAGCTTTTGAATAAGTTTATGTAAGTCTTTTGAATTTTTCTTACAAAAAATAACCCACTGATGGTCTCCAATTTTTACTTCGGGCGGTAGAATTTCACTAAACTTTTTTGGAGAAGGAGAAAGACCTGATATTTGAAAGCGCTCGAGATTTTGTCCCAAAAGTTGGACACTATCATTAAGTAAGGCAATTACAATCTTAAAACCAACATCAAGGAGTTTTGCTGTTAAAGCAATCATCATTTCTGTCTTTCCGCTTTGCGGTTCGCCATAAATAACAAAAGATTTTTGTCCTTTTTGGGTATTCTCAACGGCACTTTCTACAACAGCCTTAATTCTGTCTACTTCTTGATTCATTGAGACAAGTTTAGCCAAACGCCTTTCATAGCGATTATTGTTTACAGTATCTCGTCTTAATTCATTTAAGTTAAAATTTGGCATATTTTTAAATTAATGCAATAATTTTTTAAGATCATCGATAAACTTATCAAACATTTTCACTTTATTACTTTCTTCAATATTCGTTTCGCTCAAAACATAACTCCCATCGGTATCTATCTCAACAATCGCCCTGCCTTTCTTCGATGGTTTTCTAACTGTAAGCGTCCCATCCTCGTCAGGTGTTACAAAATAGACTTTGATATGTTTTGTCGCTTCGTCAGAAGCAAGTTTGATTTTCCAATATCCTGTTTGAGCGATTCTTTCTCGCAAAGTAACTTTGCTTGATAAAACAGCGATAACTTTACTCGTTTGTGGATTAAAAATTATCAAATCAACATCAGGTAAGTGTGAGCCAAATTCTCCATAATCAACAATCAAGTTTCTTTTTACTAAACTCAATTCTTTCGGGAGATTTGATCCATTGGTTCTTTCGAGACTATTTCCATTTACAACTCGCAACCCCAAAGCATTCACCTCGTCTGTGATGATATATTCTATAAGTTTTTCAAGATTTTTTCCCTTGAAAGCTCGCCAAGATTGCTCATGGTCACCGCCTGTGAAATCTATTTTGTGTTGTTCTTTTGCTTCCATTAAGACATTGGAAATATGTCTGTATGCCTCAATGCCATATTTTTTCTTTTTCGAGTCGTAAATCACAATGAGATCGTTTATAGTCATATTTTTTCCATTATTAAAATAAATTCGGTCGGATATGCCGATATTTTGTTATTATCTGTTATTTTTGCAAATTTTCCTGTCTTCTCATCTCTCACTGATGGTAGATTTTTGGACGGAATCTCTCTCTTGATAACATCCGATATTTTGAAACCGAGATTTTGTAATTGTTCAGTGAAAACTTCAGCATTCAATATCTCTACGCCTTTTAGGCTCGTATTACCGATAACTATGCAGGTTTTCCCACCTTTCTTTAAGATCCTTTTCATTTCAGAAAAAACCTGATTCATTTCACTAAAATAGGTCGAAACTTCTTCGGCGGTTTTTTTATCTTTCTTTTGGAGTTCGCTTCTTATATTTTCAGCAAGTTCACTGTTCAAGACCAAATCTTTTTTATTATGATATGATGTCCCAATAAATCTTTTACGAAAATGGCTCAAGTCTTTTGTATATTCTAACCACAAAGCGGTTAATTGGTGTAAATCTGCATACTCATAAGAGGTAACATAAGGCGGTGAAGTAATGATCAAGTTCGCAGAATTATTTTTTATAGGAATTGTCCGAGCATCTGTACAATAAATTTTGCTCTGTACTTGCAGATAATCATTCTCCTTTAATAGTTGGTAAAGTTTTACATTCCCTCTCATCATCATTTTTATTTGTTTGTAAAAGGTTGAAATTGGTTCAGAAGGTTTTTTATCCATATCTCTTGTTGGCTTGTTGCTCTTTTGAAGCCATATAGAACAGTTCTTTAAAATATTTGAAAATCCGCAGAAGAAAAAATCTCTCATATCTTGATCATCAAGCTTTGAAATCTCTGCAAAAATGAAAGCGAGTTTTCTTTTTTCTTCAGGTTTGAACCAATAATCAATCCTTTTATGTTCGGGTGCTTTTACCTTTGTATCTTCACTATATGTATCCAGTTTTACCTTTAAGGAGGCAAATGCTTCTTCAAGTCTACTTGGATCAATTGGGGTAATTTTTGCTTTTGTGATTAAGACTGCAACAGGATTTATATCAACCCCTGCTGAACATCTTCCCTTAATTTTTGACTCAACGAGCGTAGTCCCACAACCACCAAAAGGATCAACAATTAAATCCCCCTCTTTTGTATATTTATCAGCCAAGCGAGAAACTATTTGAGGAATAAATTTTGCGGGATAACGATGATATCCGTGTGTGGCATAAGCTGTATCTTTGCGTGTCTTATCAGAAAAAGACCACGAATAGTCTATTTTTATTTTTGAAAATTTTGTTTTGATTTGGCTCATAGCTATTCCATTAAATCATTGAAATTATATCTTGAGAAATACTAGTGTCCTCAAGCTGTTGATGAGTATATGAGATTTTGAACATTTTACCAAACGAAATAAGAGAATGCTGTATTTTCTCAATAAAAAAACCCACCTACGATAGGTGAGTTACGATATATTTTGGCGGAGGGACTGAGATTCGAACTCAGGGTGACTTGCGCCACGACAGTTTTCAAGACTGTTGCATTAAACCGCTCTGCCATCCCTCCAAAAAAGTGCATAGGCATAGTATAAAAGTGCATAGAAAGGATTACTTTCTTATAACAATTCATTTCTGCTGCATTTATAACGCGTTTGCATTGTAGAAAAAAGACCCAGTCTGTCAAAATTATTTTTCTTTTTCTGATGATTCTTATCGTATCATCATATCTACGTCACTCTCTCAACCTCAACTCAAAAATCACAATTTTCTTACCACGAGAAAAGCCCATACATCCAAGAAAAATAGAAAAAAGTATTGCTTCTCTCGGAATATAAGTAAAATTTATAGGAAGACGTAAAAAGTCCCCTAGATGGTAGAGATAGAGATAGAGCAAAAGAGCGAGAAAGGAACTGTTTTTTCTTATAAAAGAATCAAAAAATCCTGCTCTTTTATTTTTTCTTCTTTCTCTTTTCTTTTTATAAAAAGTTATGCGCAAGCAGTCTGGTTTTACATTGATAGAGCTCATGGTCGTGATGGCAATCATTGCTATCCTGGCGACTGCTGGTCTCTCAGCGTATACTGGGTATTTGAAGAAAGCGAGGGATGCGACACGAATCGAAGATTTGAGAGCTATAGAAACTATTATACAAGCATCTTTAACAGTTAGTGGGAATGCTCCTGATCTGAGTACTCTTATTGCCAGTATTACGAGCACAAATAATGAAAAACTTATCCGAGACCCCTTGTATGATACAGTAAATAGCGTTAACAGGGAGGTTTGTCTTTTTGACGCTACAACCCAAGATTTCTGTTGATATTATTATGCTCCGTGTAATAATGGTTGATATATCCTTAGGACTAAATTTGAATCCACTTCAAATATTATCAAATATACTGATGACCCACTTCAAAATGCTTCGTGAGTTTTAAACTCTATCAATGACTATGATTTATGAAGCTGTGATGCGTTAATAAATATAGACGATCTTGAGAATGGATTGATTGATTAACTAACAAAAAATCCTTAGAGACTCTAAGGATTTTTTGCGTGAATTATATATTACAATTATTTTTGAACTTACTTGGACTCTTAATTTTGTCTCTTTCTGCGTAAAAGAGCGAGTGTGCCAGCCACCCCAGCAAGGATCCCAACTCCTGGTTCTGGAATCGTATTTGGCGCGTATGCAAAATGAAGTCCTTCATTGAGATGTGTATCTCCTGCGACAGCAAATTGCGCATTTCACACACGTGTTGCATCAGCGTAGTTGGTAAAATTGATAGTTTGTGCTCCCGCATTCACTGGGATATTATAAGAAAAGGGAAGGTCACCAGAATTAATTGCCAATGTCATTGTAGGAGTTGCATTATTCATTGATTCAGTACCATCAAAAGCGATAATGTCAGCTCATGACCCGCCAACTATCTGATATGCAAATCGACCATTCGCGTCATTAGTAACACTCGGAGCTCCACTACTGGCTACCATCTGGTAAAAACCACTTACGGTAAGTACCCCACCATTTGGTCCGACGTCTCCAGCGTTGAGCCCTACTTGGATAGTAGAACTGTAAATACCGTCAAGACTATTGTTGTTGATAAATATCTGACTAATTCATGGAGTAGTACTGTGTAATTCACTTACGCCACTTACGGATTGATCGAGTGTTGGTGTGGAGACGGTACTGTTCGGAAGTGTACCACCAATAAGTACCGTTGCCCCTTCCACTTTTTCAGCAGAAGTTGCAATACCGAGAGCAGCAAGAGCTGTAACGATTTTTGCACTCAATCCTGAGATAGCGCTTACTTTTTTTGATGTTTCTGAATTATTTTCAAGTGTATTTATCATAGGATAAAGAAATAAAGTAAAACTACTGACAAGTACAGTATAATTATATATTTTACCTGTCAAATATTTATTGTATAGATTATTTGGTTTCTATTTTTACTCGGAGAAATCATCGTGGAGCATTATTTACTGGTATGATACTGCGTACCTTTTCCTCTATAGCACTCTGAGCAACCGTTACCGTATCACTCTTCCATGTTTGTAAATCAGGGGATGATTCTACTATATAGTTGAGATTGGTAGCTTCTGGATTCTTTGGGAAAGTAACACACAGATACCGTGCACCATTTATGATTTCAAATTCGCAAACAATAGGGCTTTTGTTTGCAACAGTTGGGTTAGTACGAAATCAATACTCTGCGAAATTACTCATCCCATCCTTATCAGGATCACCATCGGCTGGAGTCAGCATACCGAAGTTATCATATTCCCATTTATCTGGAATACTGTTAGCATTGAGATCAGGATTTGGAGGCATGGTATTTGGTGTGTACGAAAAATGAAGCCCCTCATTGAGAGTGGGGCCATCTCCCGAGACAGCAAATTGTGCATTTCATACACGTGTCGCATCGGCATAGTTTATCAGATTGACAGTTTGAGCACCAGCACTAATAGGGATATCGTAAGAGAAAGGAATAGAACCGGAATTAATTGCTACTGTCATTGTAGGAGTCGCATTATTCATTGATTCGGTACCATCAAATGTGACAATATCATTTGAAGATCCTCCAACTATATGATAAGCAAATCGACCATTAGCATCATTAGTAACACTTGGAGCTCCACTGCTGGCTACTATCTGGTAAAAACCACTTACAGTGAGTACTCCACCATTTGGTCCGACGTCTCCAGCGTTGAGCCCTACTTGGATAGTAGAACTGTAAATACCGTCAAGACTATTATTATTTACAAATATCTGACTGATTCATGGTGTAGTACTGTGTAACTCACTCACGCCACTTACAGATTGGTCAAGTGTTGGTGTGGAGACGGTGCTGTTTGGGGCTCAGGTGATATTTTTTATTACTCACCCCTCCGCCGAACTCGCCAATCCAAGTGCTGCAACAGCTGCTATAGCGGTTGACTTGAGTTGGCTGAGTTTTCCTCATATAAATGCTCCGGTCTTTTTTGGCTGAATTGATTTGTTTGGCTCACGAACTGATGTGTTGGCAGCGAGTTTCATACTCAAGAGAGTGGTTATCTCACGAACTAACACATATATTATACGACTATGTTTACCCTGTCAATATATTTGTGTGAGTTTTTATAAGTCCAGGACTTAAGATGCATCAATTATGGGAGCTTTGACTCAGAAAAACCCCCCATTTCTGGGAGTCTTTTCTTATATGGGAATTTATTGACACAAATCTGGGAAGAGCATACAGAAAGGATCTTCTATAACCACATTGATTCGTTTAGAGCAGCTCACAATACTTGCATCAAGGAGAGTCGGATCAGTCGTGATGCTCTGATTAAAATAATTGTGAAATGTCGCAAGAGAAAGATAGGTATCTCCTCGAGTCGCTCCTCAAGTCATAATGAGCGTGTCAGCATTTATGATGCCGAGACTTTTAATAAGAGCACGAACTCCAGCGAGTGAACTATCATAGAGCCCGATACATTGTGACTTGAGATTGAGAACGAGAATTTCATACACTGAGAGCGCGTTTGTTCCTCAAAATAGAGTTTTCCCTTGTTCATTGGTTTGTCGTGAGATAAGCCCATTTGCAAGGGCGGTTTCAGCTATGGCACAAACCCATGGTTCTGAGATATCACTAAAAATATTTTGGCATTGATAACCCCTCGCTGGTAATAATTTCATAGCAGTGAGCATGATTTTGAGATATTCTTGTCGAGTGATTGCCTCATCGAGTCCATAATTTTCAGGCGTATCAAAATGACTCGCGATAATACCAATATTAGCAAGTGCATTAGCTGCATCCATAGGATTATTCTCAAAGAGAGAGGATTGCATCTGTGTCTTACTCGTTACAACACATGGACGAGAAGACTCATTTGGTATACCACAATAGGATATATCGACTGGCTGACCAGAGTAAGTTTCTATACATTGAGTGGTACGATATTGTATACTATTTGAGCATGTTCCCCATTCACCGATTATCCATCCATACACCATAATGCTCTGTGCATAGCATGTTTCTCCTGTTGATGAACCGACGATTCCACATCTCCATTTCCACATACCTTCTCCATTTGATCCAAGAGTTGTTGGGTCAAATGTGACGCCCATCACGACACTTCCTGAAGCACAGAGATTTTCCGACGGGGGAGCAATAAATACATCCTTGGTAGCACTTCCACACTTTGGTGTGAGATAACACAGTTCATATTCACTGATTCTTTGATTGGTTTTTACGAGGTCACGAGTGACATCGCGTAATTTTGCCACATCTTGCTGACATTTGCCTTGTTCTTTCTTCTTGAGTTTCTTACAAGTATCATTGGCTACATTGGGATCAGAGAGAAGACGTGTCTGTATGTCTCCGAGACGTTTTTGCTCCTTGAGATTCTTCTGATATTCCCGTGTTTCTTTATCCTTGTTTTTGTTGCAAACAAAAGTATTTTTATTAGCATTACCACCATCTCTATCAGTTTGGGATATACCAAAAGAAATACCAACGGTCAGAAGAATAACAGCGAAAACGATGGCATTCTTTGCAGTGTGTATCATAAAAAATGATAAAAAATAGAGCGTTCTTTCAAAAAATATACCAATGGCAAATAAATCGAAGTGGACACTATGAATAGTAGTAATTATTACACTTTGTCAAATATTTTCTGTAGGAATTTTCAAGAGAGGGAGACGATTTTTTGCTCACCACTATAGTCCCTTCTCCATGAGAATGGTGTGTATCTTTTGTTCCACTTCCTCCATTTTTTGAGCGTCTTTCTCCCTCTCATGGTCATACCCCATCATATGGACCATTCAGTGTATGATGATGTATTGTAGTTGTTCCTTATAGGTCGTTCATCGCTCTGACGCATAGAGCTTTATTTTTTCTAGACAGAGATAGATCTCCCCTGCGATATCTTTTTCCGTTTGCACACTTTCCAGGTAGGGGAA from the Candidatus Gracilibacteria bacterium genome contains:
- the recA gene encoding recombinase RecA; protein product: MNEDKKAALQAALKMIEKQYGAGAVMVMGEKVHIPIEMISSGSLKLDEALGGGYPKGRIVEIFGPESSGKTTLALHAIAEVQKAGGTAAFIDAEHALDPQYAAKLGVDIKALIISQPDYGEQALEIVDALIHSNAVDIIVIDSVAALTPKAELEGSMGDSHMGLQARLMSQALRKITGAISKSGCTLIAINQLRMKIGVMFGNPETTTGGNSLKFYASQRVDIRKRAAIEEGTGDDKKILGNIARVKVVKNKIAPPFREAEIEIMYNEGISKLGEIIDLAVEKGLIKKSGAFYTHGETKLGQGRENVKQYLRENPKLMTELEKAIRSGKVTEIKVTKEGK
- a CDS encoding glycosyltransferase family 2 protein, coding for MINKKLISFVLPVYNEEKNIPYVYADLLEVLSRVSENYEYEIIFVNDGSRDKSWEIIHQIGLQDKKVKGLNLSRNFGKELALSAGIDAAGGDSVITMDADGQHPVENIHDFLRFWEEGYEIVYNIRPENKGASWIKKLSSVLFYKIFNSFSEFKLEPGATDFRLLDRIVVDAYKQCGEKNRMYRGLIDWLGFKRKGVVFSSTKRLTGEASYNYRRLLKLAVNNLTSFSFFPLKFVGFIGVLITCSSSILLVFQALDKIGVIHMQFSNLGIVIVINTMMMGIVMISLGLLGLYIANINEESIHRPIYIVREKIN
- the mscL gene encoding large-conductance mechanosensitive channel protein MscL, coding for MSIIKEFKEFAMRGNVVDLAVGVIIGSAFGKIVTSLVTDVIMPLIGVLTGGVNFTDYKIILREGLLATTDGALARPPVTLNYGTFLQVILDFLIVAFCIFLVIKAMNKLKKKEKPAPKGPTQEELLTQIRDLLKKKK
- the rsmG gene encoding 16S rRNA (guanine(527)-N(7))-methyltransferase RsmG, whose product is MDLHALFASYNWTLSVSEEALFRRFLTLFIAYNSHTNLSAIRDEEGIIIKHFIDSLAVLRAVNVEGKILDIGSGGGFPGIPLKIIQPSLQMTLLDSVGKKVKAMNYFVQELGLQHISALQERAEILAKNRDYAGKYDYVVSRATAYMSDILPWSMPFLKRNGKIILYKIYSEEEQKDGEQMARKLGLILETVYQYELAGQTRCLYIFQRNKKII
- a CDS encoding DNA methyltransferase produces the protein MQIESTTLWDFPRQNYGEKPHGNNKYNGVTPAFVIWNLLQRYTKEGDLVVDPMCGSGTTIDVAKELNRRVIGYDLNIVRPDIIKNDARKIPLEDNSVDFFFIDSPYSDNIRYSEDGRCIGKISCENIEFYDELEKVASEGARILKPGKVIAWVIADQWIKKKFTATGFLMWQRLEKYFESIDIVCLTRHNQTSNTGLWHNRARQYNFYLRGFKYLFIMRKPKILNR
- a CDS encoding Z1 domain-containing protein; the protein is MPNFNLNELRRDTVNNNRYERRLAKLVSMNQEVDRIKAVVESAVENTQKGQKSFVIYGEPQSGKTEMMIALTAKLLDVGFKIVIALLNDSVQLLGQNLERFQISGLSPSPKKFSEILPPEVKIGDHQWVIFCKKNSKDLHKLIQKLDGHSNRVVIDDEADYATPNSKINKKEKSKINELTEKLIGSEGTYIGVTATPARLDLNKTHQNQNEFWIDFQPHSNYTGQDIFFPVSTEDLPYRLTFLPDAGDYPKHLREALFSFIVNVGYLNSVVNDPEKNYSMLVHTSSKKADHTVDYKQIVKTFEVLKDDKDSNHEAYFKRIWEIASARYPEHANEITKYAIGHIDRNNIVVMNSDKEVNAADNRTATDPTAPFTVVIGGNIISRGVTFNNLLSMFFTRDVKHKLQQDTYIQRARMFGSRNDYLKYFELIIPKSLYLDWQKCFIFHRLSLESRKQDKRTPVWLDGERITAVSAASIDKTNVVVDKGEMSFELFNFDTENIEEILKQNIKPIQKVKALSELFGKNCLPDYLISYIEGFCPLGDESLAVHSPKSISGYTEKEGEMDKNTITRAKGFIGDREMELIKYPNAIHHINILYNELGKARIFYRYRGNIRFLKTSKHD